CGGAAGCCGGTACGAGAACGCGAAAAGGGCCCGCTCCCCCCGGGGAGGCGGGCCCTTCGGCGTGTCCCGGCATGTCCGGGCGTGTCCAGGCGTGCCGTGGCGTGTCCCGCGTCCGGACCGGTTCAGGCGAACACCACGCAGGAGGCCGCCGGGGCCTCGAGCGAGCCACCCGCGCGCGGCAGTCCGGAGGAGGGGTCGAGGGCGAACCAGGCGACGTTCCCTGAGTGCTCGTTGGCCACGTACAGGAAGCGGCCGGACAGGGCGAGGTCGCGCGGCCAGGCGCCGCCGCAGGGCACGGTCGCCATCAGCCGCAGGCTCTCGCCGCCCGGTTCGACGGCCAGGACGGACACCACGTCCTGGCCGCGGGTGGAGGTCCACACGAACCTGCCGTCGGGCGAGACCACGATGCCGGAGGGGTACGCGTCGCCGTCGGGGGCGCTCGGCAGCACGGAGGTCTCGCCGAGCGGCTTGAGCGCGCCGGCGTCGGCGTCCCAGCGGCAGACGGTGACCGTGGGCGACAGCTCGTTGACGACGTACGCGTGTTCCCCGTCGGGGTGGAACGCGAGGTGGCGGGGGCCGGAACCGGGGCGCAGCGCGTACTCGTGGCGCAGGACGGGCACCCCGGCCTCCAGGGTGCACACGCGGACGGAGTCGGTGCCGAGGTCGACGCTCACCAGCCAGCGGCCGCTTGGGTCGGGCCGCACCTGGTGGGCGTGCGGGCTCTGCTGGCGCTTGGGGTCGGGGCCCGAGCCGGTGTGCGTGAGCACGCCGGACGCGGCGTCCGCGAGGGTGCCGTCGGCGCGCAGCGGGACGGCCGTGACGCTGCCGGAGACGTAGTTGGCGGTCACGACATGTCCGGCGTGCACGCTGAGGTGGGTGGGGCCGCCGCCGTCGACGGGAACGAGGGGGCCGACGCGCTCCGGGGTGTCGCCGGTGACGCGGAAGGCCGCGACGGCGCCGTCGGACGTCTCGCTGACGGCGTAGAGCAGTCCGGCCGTGGGGGACGGGGCGAGGAAGGACGGGTCGGGTACGTCGCCGGCGGCGCCGAGGGGGGTGAGGGCGCCGGTGTCCTCGTCGACGGTCGCGGTCAGGACGCCGCGGCCGCCCTCCGCCGTGTACGACCCGATGTACGCCCGCCGTTCGACGGTGTCGCTCACGCCCACGTTCGTCCCCTCTCGCCGCGCTTGGTCCGTCGCAGGCGACGGTAGCAGGGGGTCTAGACCAGGTGGGGGCGGCGCCCCCGGGGGACGTGACGGGCTCCCGGTCGAGGCTCAGGCCTTCAGGGGGACGGCGAGGGCTGTCAGGGTGTGTTCCAGGGTGTGGAGGTGGGTCAGGGCGCGTTCCGCGGCCGGGTGCGGGGGGTGGGATGCCGGTGGGGGTGTGTGGGTGGGAGCGGGGACCGCGCCCAGGAGTGTGTGCACCGCCGTTTCCACGCGGGCGCAGGCCTCGGTGAGGCGGGTGTCGTGGGAGGCGTCGGGGTGGGCGGCGACGGTCGCCAGGCCGCGGGTTTCGCGGACGCATTCGTCCAGCAGGGCGAGGACCGTCCGTGCTCGCGCTCCGCGCGCCCGCAGTGGGTTGAGCGGGTGCACCAGTGGCGCGAGCGCCATCCGTACGCGTCCCAGGATCGCTTCGAGTTCCGCCACGCGCGGCGCGGGGTCGGCCGCCTCGTCGCCCGCGAGGCGGCGGGAGGCGGCGGTGGTGCAGGCGTGCACGGCGTGCAGTGCGCGCCGCACCCAGTGGTCGGTGACGGCGTGCGTCGTGACCGGCAGCACCAGCGCGACGGCGAGCGCCGCGCCGAGCGCGCCCACGCCCGTCTCGGCCAGCCGCAGACCGAGCAGCCCGGGGTGCAGCACGCCCAGCAGCCCGTAGAGCAGGCCCGCCATGACCGTCACGAAGAACATCATCCAGCTGTACGACAGGGGCGCCGAGTAGAAGATCCCGAAGACGCACACCGCGACGAGGGCCGCCGTCGGCGCCGGTGCCCCGTGCACCGGCACGGCCACCAGCAGGCCGGCGACCAGGCCGGTGACCGTGCCGAACACCCGGCGGAAGCCGCGGACCAGCGTCTCGCCGCGCGAGGCGGTGTTGACGAAGATCCACCAGGCGGCGCCGACGGCCCAGTACCAGCGCTCGTACGACAGCAGTTCGCCGGCGGCCGTCGCGAAGGCGCAGGCGGCGGTGGCCTGGAAGGCCTGCCGGGTGGTGTGCCGGGCCAGTCCGCGCCCGGCCGGCGGGGCCGGTGCGGCGGGCGGGGCCGTACCGCGCTCCACGCACCACAGCCCGAACCGGATCCCGGCGGCGGTGCCGACGGACAGCAGCACGGCGGCGGTCAGGCGCGGGAGCGCGCCGGGGACGGCGTGCAGGAACTGGGCGGTGAAGAACATCATGAACGCGAAGATGCCCAGCGCGTGGCCGCGCGGGCCCCAGCGACGGGCGTACACGCCCGCGAGCACGAGCGCGAGCCAGGCGGCGTCGCGGAGCAGCGGGAGCCCGTGCAGCGCCGAGGCGAGCGCGAGCACCGGCAGGCCGACGGCGGGGAGCAGTGCGGTGGTGGCCGCCTGGCCGCGTACGGTCGGGTCGGCGACGGTGAACAGTGCGAGCAGGGCGGCCAGTCCGCCCGTGATCGACGCGGGCAGCGGCAGTCCCGCCGCCGCGCAGACGGTCACGGCGAGGCCGATGCCGAGCACCGCGCGCAGCGAGACCCGTAGCCGGGTCCGGCCCGGGTCCGCGGCCGTGAACATCCTCTTGACCGTCTCCACCGTCGGTTCTCCGCCCCCCTCAACGGACATGGAAAGGCGCCGCGGGCACGGATCCGGCTTCGTTGCCGTCCTGCGCTGCGCGGCGCCATTGATGTGGCGAAGATAAGCGGAGGTGCGGGTGTGGCTCAACAGGTGCTCGTCGCACTGGGCCATTGGTACAGTCGGCGACGCTCGACGCCGCCGACCGGAGGGCCAACGGACCATGGCCGTGGATCAGCTCGACACCCGCATCCTGCGGCTGCTGCTGGAGCAGCCGCGCACCAGCGTGCGGGAGTACGCGCGCATCCTGGGGGTCGCGCGCGGCACCTTGCAGGCGCGGCTCGACCGGCTGGAGCGGGACGGGGTGATCACCGGTACGGCGCCGTCCCTCTCGCCGGCGGCGCTGGGGCATCCGGTGCTGGCGTTCGTGCACGTGGAGGTGACGCAGGGGCGGCTGGACGAGGTGGGCGACGCGCTCGCCGCCGTTCCCGAGATCGTCGAGGCGTTCTCCACGACGGGGGGCGGGGATCTGCTCACGCGGGTGGTCGCGCGGGACAACGCGCATCTGGAGGACGTGGTGCAGGCGGTGATCAGCGTGCCGGGGGTCGTCCGTACGCGGACGGAGGTGGCGTTGCGGGAGCGGGTGCGGTACCGGTTGCTGCCGCTGGTGGCGGCCGTAGGCCGCGCGGCGGCCACCCAGGCCGACGGCCCGGGCACGAGCCCGCCCCCGGCCTGACGGCGCGCGGCGGCCTCCCGGCCGGGGGGTGGCCTGCCGGCCCCGGGGCGCCGTACCGGCTGGGGAGGACAGGTCCGGTGCGGGTGCGCTGTGGCTGGTCGCGCAGTTCCCCGCGCCCCTGGAACACTCGGGGCTGCGCCCCTCGATCAGGGTGCGTCGTGGCTGAGCGCCGGGTCGCGCCCCTCAGGGGCGCGGGGAACTGCGCGGCGCACCCCACCCGCCGTCGGCCGACAACGCACCCCCCGCCGCCCCGTCAGGTCAGCGCCGCGGCCACCTGGGCCGCTGCCCTGGCCACCAGGGCGTTTTCCGTCGGACCCGCGGGGTCCTTCTTCGTCGAGAGCACCGCGAGGAGCAGTGGGGGCCGGCCGGGGGGCCATGCGACGCCGACGTCGTTCGCGACGCCGTAGCTCGCGCCGCCGCCGGTCTTGTCGGCGAGGGTCCAGTCGTCCGGCAGCCCGGTACCGAAGCGTTCGCCGTTCGTGGTGTTGGCGATCAGCCACCCCGTCAGCCGCTCCCGGTCGGCGTCCGGCAGCGCGCGGCCGAGGAGGAGGCGCGCGTAGGTCCGGCCGATGGCGTGCGGCGTGGTGATGTCCGTCGTCCGCCACGGCTCGGCCGAGTTGAGGTCCGGCTCCCACCGGTCGAGCCGGGTCGTGCGGTCGCCGAGCGAGCGGCAGAACCGGGTGA
The DNA window shown above is from Streptomyces sp. NBC_00670 and carries:
- a CDS encoding FUSC family protein gives rise to the protein MFTAADPGRTRLRVSLRAVLGIGLAVTVCAAAGLPLPASITGGLAALLALFTVADPTVRGQAATTALLPAVGLPVLALASALHGLPLLRDAAWLALVLAGVYARRWGPRGHALGIFAFMMFFTAQFLHAVPGALPRLTAAVLLSVGTAAGIRFGLWCVERGTAPPAAPAPPAGRGLARHTTRQAFQATAACAFATAAGELLSYERWYWAVGAAWWIFVNTASRGETLVRGFRRVFGTVTGLVAGLLVAVPVHGAPAPTAALVAVCVFGIFYSAPLSYSWMMFFVTVMAGLLYGLLGVLHPGLLGLRLAETGVGALGAALAVALVLPVTTHAVTDHWVRRALHAVHACTTAASRRLAGDEAADPAPRVAELEAILGRVRMALAPLVHPLNPLRARGARARTVLALLDECVRETRGLATVAAHPDASHDTRLTEACARVETAVHTLLGAVPAPTHTPPPASHPPHPAAERALTHLHTLEHTLTALAVPLKA
- a CDS encoding lactonase family protein, with translation MSDTVERRAYIGSYTAEGGRGVLTATVDEDTGALTPLGAAGDVPDPSFLAPSPTAGLLYAVSETSDGAVAAFRVTGDTPERVGPLVPVDGGGPTHLSVHAGHVVTANYVSGSVTAVPLRADGTLADAASGVLTHTGSGPDPKRQQSPHAHQVRPDPSGRWLVSVDLGTDSVRVCTLEAGVPVLRHEYALRPGSGPRHLAFHPDGEHAYVVNELSPTVTVCRWDADAGALKPLGETSVLPSAPDGDAYPSGIVVSPDGRFVWTSTRGQDVVSVLAVEPGGESLRLMATVPCGGAWPRDLALSGRFLYVANEHSGNVAWFALDPSSGLPRAGGSLEAPAASCVVFA
- a CDS encoding Lrp/AsnC family transcriptional regulator yields the protein MAVDQLDTRILRLLLEQPRTSVREYARILGVARGTLQARLDRLERDGVITGTAPSLSPAALGHPVLAFVHVEVTQGRLDEVGDALAAVPEIVEAFSTTGGGDLLTRVVARDNAHLEDVVQAVISVPGVVRTRTEVALRERVRYRLLPLVAAVGRAAATQADGPGTSPPPA